The Sporomusaceae bacterium FL31 genome includes the window ACGAACATCAGGATTAACAATAAGATCTAAATAGCGCTGACGATAACGAGTTTCAACATCCTTTAATCCATGCCATTTCTCTGGCAACGGACGTAGAGACTTCGCTTGAATTTCAAAATTAGCCGCTTTTACGCTAATTTCACCACGCTGTGTTCTAAATACAACACCTTCGACGCCTATAATGTCGCCAATATCAAGTAACTGAAACTGTTCATAAGCTTCAATACCTAAGACATCTTGCCGCATATAGAGCTGTATTCTGCCGGACATGTCCATGATATGAATAAAACTAGCTTTACCTTGTTTTCTCATTGCCATGATCCGACCAGCTAATCGTACAGTCTGGTTTTCTAAAGTCTCAAAATCAGCCAATATATCTGCTGCATGATGAGTGAAATTATATTTACGGCCAAATGGCTCAATACCATGAGCCTCAATAGCCGTCATTTTTTCGCGTCTTACCCGCAAGATTTCATTCTGATCTTCATGAAGTTCTTGACCATTTACTTCTGCCATGTTAAAAAATTCTCCCCCAATGACTGTTGCTACTGACGTTTAATTTCCAATACTTCATATTTTAGCACACCAGCAGGAACGTTTACTTCTACCACACTGCCTACCTTTTGACCCAAAATAGCCTGGCCAACAGGTGATTCGTTAGAAATTTTAAATTCAGTAGGATCGGCTTCGGCTGAACCTACAATTGTATATTGAAGATCTTCATCATATTCTAAGTCTTTCAGCTTGACCGTGCAGCCTATCGTGACAACATCAGTAGCAATATCGCCTTCTTCAATGATTTTGCTATTGCGAAGCATTTTCTCAAGGGTCATAATTTCCCCTTCAATGAATGCCTGCTCATTTTTAGCATCCTCATACTCGGAATTCTCACTGATGTCACCAAACTCAATAGCTTGCTTAATACGCTCAGCCACTTCAGTACGGCGAACCGTTTTAAGATGCTCAAGCTTTTGCTCAAGTTTTTTTAATCCTTCTAAAGTAAGCATAATCTGCTTTTCAGCCATTTATTTGCTCTCCTTTTGTGCGTCTTAATCTCTACTATTGTATTCTGAAAAAACCAGTTGTGACAGTAATTGAATTTGAAAAATCAGGCCGCTAGACAATATAAATAGTGTCAAGTATAACTTGACACTTTTCATACCATCGGAAAGTACTCTTCCCTACAGTACAAGAATGACAAAGCTTCCGCCATGTCAGACGACTTGGGAAATGCCAAGTCTGTTCTAAATGTAGAAGGGCGATTCCTTCCTTACTTATTGCAATATTATATGTTTAAAATTGACTTTTGTCAATAATTTCTAGCTGATGCTCCTCCTCTTAGCGTCTGATACCGCGGCGACATTATTTTTAATCGCATTAATCTCTTCATAGGTTAATGCCCGCTCAAAACTACGTAGTCCAGAAAGCTTAAATCCGTGTTTTTTTGCTAGTTGGGCAATTGTGTCAATTTGTTTTACTGTTAAATTGCGACCAAGGGTAAAATTTTCATAGCGTTGTTCCAGAGCTAAAATCATCGTCTCTGCCATGCAAGCGTAGGCAGTACCATCCGGAAAACCAAAATTCAAACCAAAGTTTATATCACCCGGCACTTCAACAACGCCGCCTTCGATGACCAGAACATCATTTCTCATTTCAGCCACTCGACGGGATACATTGCGCGGACGGGATACGTCGCAAACAATAGCGCCTGGTTTTAAATCCTCAGGCTCAATAATACTGTCAACTGCGCTAGTTACAGCGATAATGATATCAGCTGCTTTTATAGCAGCTTTAGTATTTGCCGTGACTCTAACGGCTAAACCTGTTGATCGCAAAATTTGTTCGGCAATTTTTTCCAGTTTGGCTTCATTGCGTGCTGCCAATGTAAGATAACGTATTTCCTGAGCCAACATTTGGGCGCACGCCGCACCAATAGATCCCGTTGCGCCAAGAACTAGAACATTAGCCCGTTCAAGATCAATTCCCATGACCCTTGCGGCTTCTCGAGTTCCCTCAAGTGCTGTAGCCACTGTGTAGCTATTTCCGGTCGTAACGGCAATATTAAGATTTTTGGCAATAGTAACACCCGCATCTCCAACGATAGAAGTAAACGCACCTAAGCCGACAATTTTAGCGCCTAGCTTTTCTGCCATCTTTCCGGCCTTAATAATCTTTTTCAGAACATAGGCTTCAGGCAGTTCCATCATTTGTCTTGACGTAAGCGGACAAGCCACAAACCAGCCTTCCCCCTGCGCTTGAGCAGATTCCAGCCCAGTTATATGAGACACCTTAATTGGCGGTATATATTTCATAATTCCTTCAAGAAAACCATCGGAGCAATTTTGTGCGATGGGAAATTTACGCGCAAAATCTTTCGCTGTCAGCGGATGTAAAATAAACGCAAACCTCTCCAAATGTGTAATCCCCCTTTCACCGAATCAACTGTTTGATTCGCGGTTTAATGCCTAGCTGATCTAATAGTCTTTCATAATCTTGTACCTCTAGCTGATCCGGTCTTTTACCAGCGATCGAAACCAGGATGCCTTCGAGCGTATTGGTACCAAAGGAACGTCCACCCATATCAGGCGTAGTCGTTACTAAAGTTTCAACCCCTCGCTCTTGAAGCAGCAATTCATCAGCTGCAGTTACCGTGTTTGTAATAATCAGTTTTCCCTCCAGCGAATTAGGCATATTACGACGAATAAAATGGAAATCTCCGGCGATAATATCTGCAGCCGCAAAATATTCGCTGAATTGTGGTTTTATTTCATTTTGGCGCTCACCGGTTGGATAAAACCAACTGATAGGCAATTTAGTTATTACAGGTGCTATAAGACTGGCTAACCGTGATAATCCGGTCAGACTTCGTATTGGCAAAGGAAGTCCTAACCCAAACATAAGATCCCCAAAAACAGTCTGACTTCCAGCCTCTGTAAATGCTTCTGCCAAACCAAAGCGATCTACTGCACAAACGACCAGCACTGGCCTATTTCTGAATTGTATCCCTCGAGTATCCTCTAGATATTTGACAACACGGCGCTCCAGAGTGTTTTTCAAGCCGCTGCCATCAACAATGGGCGTCTTTTTTGCTGCATTGGCAATTTGTACAGACTCGCGAAAAGTGTACCGCTTATTGCCAGCATAAATATAAAGGTCAGTTCCACCTAGACCAAATGCATCAACTTTTCCATCTAGTTCTCTAATGAGTTGAATAGCTTTTTTCTTGTCACCATCTGTCCCGATACGTTCAATACAAAAAGTATCGCCGCCCAGCTGCTCAACCGTTTTATGATCCCGTTTTGATGAGCCTAAACTGATACTCACTATATGTTTCATTATTGCCCCCTTGGCAAGTCTTAAATCAACTACAGCTAAAAAATTTCAAAAACGCAATTGACTGATGATCGTCAACAGTTTATTTGGGTCTACATATTTGTCTTCGGCAATCGGCGATTCACCAATTTCAATGCCAATGACCTCTTTGTCCAACAAAGTTTCCATGAGTTTAATACGCATGTTTGATCCAAGCATAATCACTACATCGTATTGCCGAAGCATAGCAATAATCTGCATAATATCATTAAACAACTGGACGCCTGATTTGCTCTCCACATAGTCCCAGCGTTCCCGCTCAGACATCAATAAACAGTAATCAATTCCTTGCTGACTGGCCACAACCTCAAGCTCACTGCAGTTCTTTATCGGGAAACCCACCAAAGCAATACGACCGCCTTTGCGAACCTCACCTAAAGTCTCCAGCTTTGAAATAACAGTACGATCAATCCCAACCTTGTTAGCTACATCTTGCTGTGATAACCCCTTGCTTCTAAGTTCTAATGCCTCATCAACAACCTGGTAAATTTTCTGCCGGTTGATAATTTTCTCACCAATCCGCAGCAGCATAGATCCTCATCCCCCGCTCAATACTCGAAACTTTTCAACAAACCTACGTAGTTCTAGCTATAGTATATGTACACAAGGTTGTGTACATACATCGTTTATACATATTTTAGCACTAAAAGTAAAAATTCACAAATCTTTGGAAATTTAAAAACCATGCCTGCAAAGATAGAATAAGCAAACCATTGGCTCAAATCGTCATGATGACAAAAAGAAAGGCCTTATCCCCAAGGTTCAAAAGGGAAACGCCCAATTACCTTTTTGCAAATATCCAATCTAAGCGGAGTATCGTCATGGCTCATGCCTTTTTTTAACCCTTGCAGTACTCTCAAACCAGACTGCATACTAAGTCCCAGGTCTTCGGTAAGCTGAGACATCGTCGATTGCCGCGCTTGAACCAATGACTGATTGAGTGATTTTCCCGCTTGGATGTTATCAACAAATTCTTGCGCTAAATAAAATTGCGCCAAATTCGTCATCGGATTTCCACAGGCTCCGCTGGCTGTCCTGCCTAGCACTTCCGGAAGCGTATATTTAATGCTCAATTCGACTGTTTTTTTAAGCTCTGTAACTTCATTAGCCATTGCTTCCATGAGAGTTCTAGGTGTACACAGCCCACAAGTTCTTAAAGCTCTTATCATGGCATGTTCGATCGTATGCGCTTGCTCTTGAGTCACGAGGTTTCCTAAATTAGCAGTTATACTGACTTTTTGCCCTGTTTCCAGATCTGTACCATAAAGGGTAACAGGGATATCGGAGTTTCCCCGAAATTCAGTAACCCCGCCTTCAGGCTGCCAGCCGGCTCCTGATATCGTTGGGTATTCCTTACGGGTACTTTTAAAATTCAACCGTTCAATATCCTGAGAAACTATGTAACTCCCCACCGCACGCAACGAATGCCAGCGAGCATGCTCCCGGCCTTCTAATGTAACCAGCAACACAGAAAACTGACCGCCTTGTTCATCAGCAGCAATTTCTTCCGTTATATCAACAATACGAGCAACCACTCCCACTGGATAAAGCTGCTCACTATCTGCATTCCAGGGACAGGCCAATATCTCCCGTCCTACACCGACATCGACTAGTTGTTTCCCACCGTGCTCTAGCAAAAACATCCCATTGATCTTGCCCCCCTGCGGTCGGGGCAACATACCATTCGCAACAGGCAAAACTAATAATGATTGCACGCGAGACCTCCTTAATCAACTTGACGCAAATGAGTTGTGTCCGATAAGCGCCGGAAGTTGGTGTAAGATTTCAGCAAAATCTTGTCGTGATTGAGCTTGATTAAACTTTAAGCGTAATTCAGCCGAATGAGGCAGTCCTTTCGTATACCAAGCAGCATGGCGCCGCATTTCTCTAGTTCCAATATATTCACCTTTGCAGTCAACCAGCATATCCAAGTGTCTAAATAAGATCGTCATCCGTTCAGTCAGGGATGGCCCTGACAAAAGCTCACCAGTTCTTAAATAATGAGCGACCTGCCTAAATATCCAAGGATTTCCTTGACTACCACGCCCTATCATTATGCCATCACAGCGAGTCTCCGTCAACATTTGCGCAGCATCTTGAGGTGTCCTGATGTCACCATTGCCGATCACAGGTATTCTCACATGGTCTTTGACTTGTTTGATAATCCCCCAATCGGCTTCCCCTGTATAGAACTGTTCTCGAGTTCGTCCGTGCACTGCGACTGCAGCAACACCAGCCTGCTCAGCTAGCTTAGCCATTTGTACAGCATTGATTGATGTATCATTCCAGCCTTTTCGTATTTTAACGGTTACTGGTAATTGAACCGCTTTGACAACATGAGCCATAATGTCAAAGGCCAAGTCCGGCGTTCTCATTAGCGCCGATCCTTCACCATTTTTAACAATTTTCGGCGTCGGACATCCCATATTGATATCAATGATATCCGCAGCTCCTGAAGCTTCAACTATTTTAGCAGCTTGTGCCATAGTCTTAGGGTCAGAACCAAAAATCTGTATAGCAACCGGTCTTTCCTGTTCATGACTTTTTAACATCTCTAACGTGTGGCAATTTTGATAGATTAGACCTTTGTCACTGACCATTTCTGAATATACCAAACCGCAACCCATTTCTTTAGCCAATAGGCGAAACGGCAAATCAGTTACTCCAGCCATCGGGGCTAAAATAACAGGATTAGCCAGCTCAAGACTGCCTATTTTCAACATCAATATCGCTCCTTAACCATAATAAGCTTATTCTATCCGTAAATCAGAATATAAACCACAGTACAACCTTGCTCCTGTTAGCACCGTGCAGTTAAAAGTTCTTCTTTAATAAAACTAACGGCGCGACTGTTCATCGCGCCGACTGGTGTTATGAATTACGTTCGTATAAAATCCGTAAACCCTCTAGAGTTAAAAAATGCTCAACAACATCAATAGTCCGAGACTGCTGGGCGATCAAATTAGCCAGTCCGCCAGTAGCCACCACTTTTGCTTCAGTACCTAATTCTTCCTTCATACGGCGGACAATTTCATCCACTTGCCCAGTAAACCCAAAAATAATTCCTGACTGCATACTGGCAACAGTGTTGCGACAGATGACGGTTTTCGGCCTTACTAGCTCAATACGTGGCAATTTCGCTGCACGTTGAAATAGTGCCTCTGTCGAAATTCCAATACCAGGGGCAATAGCCCCGCCCAAATAATCGCCATTCTCAGCTACCGCACAAAATGTGGTAGCTGTTCCAAAGTCGACAATAATGAGGGGACCGCCATACCGTGCCAAAGCCGCCACAGCATTGACAATCCGGTCAGCTCCGACTTCGCGTGGATTTTCATACTTGATACAGATTCCTGTTTTAATGCCAGGCCCTACCACTAGCGGCTCGACATTAAAGTAACGCTGGCACATCTTGACTAAAGGCACAACCAAAGGCGGCACAACGGAAGAGATGATAACAGCATTGATATCTTTAATGCTGAGGTCATGAAAATTAAATAGTTCATTAATCAGCATTCCATACTCATCGCCAGTTTTTTGCCGATCAGTAGATATCCGCCAATGTCTGAGTAATTTTTCCCCTTCATATGCGCCAAGCACAATATTGGTATTCCCTATATCAAATACTAACAGCATAATCTATGAATCCCCCAAATAATAAATAATTTATCTCAGTCCTGCTTAATTAGCTAGTCTTTTTGGGACGGATCGACACATCACCGGCAATGACTTTTTGTCTGCCGTTATCTGTTTCAACCAAAAGCGCCCCGTCTTCATCTATGTCAACGGCGATACCAGTAAATTTCCGGTTAACACCAATCACATCAACAGTTTGTCCAATGGTAATTGAATATTTCCGCCATTCGTTCAATATACCAGAAAAGCCTGTGTCTATAGCTTGTATATATAGTTCTTCAAGCTGCAATAAAATTTCGCAGAGCAAGTCTATCCGTGAAATGGGCTGACCGAGGATTATGGAAAGCGAAGTAGCAATGTCTTGCAATTCAACTGGGAAATCCTGCTGAGCAATGTTTACGTTAATCCCCATTCCAATCACAATATGATTAATGGCATCCATCTCAGCGCTCATTTCAGTAAGAATGCCTACTAACTTTTTGCCATCATATAAAATATCATTAGGCCACTTAATGCCGCAATCCACTTTACAAAGACCGCGAATAGCTCTGGTAATGGCCACAGCCGCCAACAAGGTGCACTTTGGTGCCTCCTGAGGGCTAAACGCGGGACGCAATATCACTGACAGCCAAATCCCGGAATGCTCAGGTGAATACCAACCGCGCGAAAGTCGCCCGCGTCCACTATTCTGAGACTCCGAAACAACAATGGTTCCCTCAGCAGCACCAGCAGCGGCAATTTTTTTAGCTTCGTTGTTAGTCGAATCAATATGAGTAAAATAGCGAATATCCCGCCCTAAAATCTTCGTTTTCACCGCAGCCTGAATTTCAGCAGGCAACAGCAAATCAGGTGCCTGCCGCAAGCTGTACCCTCGCCGGGAATGAGCATCGATCGCATAACCTTCCTGCTTTAATTCTTGCATGTGCTTCCAGACTGCAGTTCGAGAGACATCGAGTTGCCGGGCAATTTCTTCACCGGACAAATACTCGCCTGATCGCTGGCGCAGTAAATTGAGAATCCTAGTGCGCAAAATGGTTCCTCCTATTTTTACGACTATCTCAGCCTAAGTCAATACTTCAATGATAAACACCACAGCAAAATCTGTCAATCAGCGAATTTCACCGTGCTGTTCTGCTGACTTAATTTCCGCAATGGTATTGTCATCATTCAAAAACACAACCGTAGGTTTGTAATCCTTGGCTGCTTGATTGTCCATCATGGCATAAGTAATGATAATTACTTTATCACCAGGTTGAACCAACCGGGCAGCAGCACCATTTAAGCAAATAACACCTGATCCTCGTTCACCAGGAATAACGTAAGTTTCAAGACGAGCTCCGTTATTGTTATTAACAATCTGTACTTTCTCACCAATATAGATATCGGCAGCATCCAGCAAATCCTCATCAATCGTTATACTGCCAACATAATTTAAACAAGCCTGTGTAACGGTAGCTCTGTGAAGCTTGGATTTAAAAATTGTACGAATCAATGTTTAACCCTCCCATACCATATTATCAATTAATCTAGTTTTTCCTATTCTGACTGCAATCGCAATTAATAATGGTGCAACAACTGTTTCCAACTCTTTTAAATCATTGGCTCCAATGATTGCGATATATTCAACAGCAGCTAATGGTTCTTTTGAAATCAGGTCAGTCATCGCAGCCCGGATATCTGCTGTATGACGGCAGCCGGTTGTCAGCATTTTACCGGCCAGTTGTAATGACTGATTTAAAACCAAAGCCGCTTTTCTTTCCTCATCACTCAAAAAAATATTACGCGATGACAAAGCCAATCCATCACTTTCGCGAACAATAGGTACAGCAATTATGGCTAGGTTCATATTTAAATCTTTGACCATCTGCTTGATAACGGCAACCTGTTGAGCATCCTTTTGTCCAAAGTAAGCAGTGTCAGGTTCCACGATGTTAAATAATTTACTAACAACAGTTGTAACGCCCTGAAAATGGCCTGGGCGCGATGCACCGCATAAACCTTCAGTAATAACACTGACATCAACACTTGTAAGCATATTGCCATGCCCTTCAGGATACATTTCTTCCACGGTGGGTGCAAATAAAATATCTACTCCCGCACTTTCCGCCAAAAGGCTATCCCGTTCCAAATCGCGAGGATATACAGCAAAATCCTCGTTTGGCCCAAACTGAAGCGGATTAACGAAAATACTGGCAACAACAAGAT containing:
- the panC gene encoding pantothenate synthetase → MKIVNQVDALKTIIRQVKREGKTVGFVPTMGYLHEGHLTLMRQAKAEQNLVVASIFVNPLQFGPNEDFAVYPRDLERDSLLAESAGVDILFAPTVEEMYPEGHGNMLTSVDVSVITEGLCGASRPGHFQGVTTVVSKLFNIVEPDTAYFGQKDAQQVAVIKQMVKDLNMNLAIIAVPIVRESDGLALSSRNIFLSDEERKAALVLNQSLQLAGKMLTTGCRHTADIRAAMTDLISKEPLAAVEYIAIIGANDLKELETVVAPLLIAIAVRIGKTRLIDNMVWEG
- the birA gene encoding bifunctional ligase/repressor BirA; translation: MRTRILNLLRQRSGEYLSGEEIARQLDVSRTAVWKHMQELKQEGYAIDAHSRRGYSLRQAPDLLLPAEIQAAVKTKILGRDIRYFTHIDSTNNEAKKIAAAGAAEGTIVVSESQNSGRGRLSRGWYSPEHSGIWLSVILRPAFSPQEAPKCTLLAAVAITRAIRGLCKVDCGIKWPNDILYDGKKLVGILTEMSAEMDAINHIVIGMGINVNIAQQDFPVELQDIATSLSIILGQPISRIDLLCEILLQLEELYIQAIDTGFSGILNEWRKYSITIGQTVDVIGVNRKFTGIAVDIDEDGALLVETDNGRQKVIAGDVSIRPKKTS
- the greA_1 gene encoding transcription elongation factor GreA; the protein is MAEKQIMLTLEGLKKLEQKLEHLKTVRRTEVAERIKQAIEFGDISENSEYEDAKNEQAFIEGEIMTLEKMLRNSKIIEEGDIATDVVTIGCTVKLKDLEYDEDLQYTIVGSAEADPTEFKISNESPVGQAILGQKVGSVVEVNVPAGVLKYEVLEIKRQ
- a CDS encoding shikimate 5-dehydrogenase, yielding MERFAFILHPLTAKDFARKFPIAQNCSDGFLEGIMKYIPPIKVSHITGLESAQAQGEGWFVACPLTSRQMMELPEAYVLKKIIKAGKMAEKLGAKIVGLGAFTSIVGDAGVTIAKNLNIAVTTGNSYTVATALEGTREAARVMGIDLERANVLVLGATGSIGAACAQMLAQEIRYLTLAARNEAKLEKIAEQILRSTGLAVRVTANTKAAIKAADIIIAVTSAVDSIIEPEDLKPGAIVCDVSRPRNVSRRVAEMRNDVLVIEGGVVEVPGDINFGLNFGFPDGTAYACMAETMILALEQRYENFTLGRNLTVKQIDTIAQLAKKHGFKLSGLRSFERALTYEEINAIKNNVAAVSDAKRRSIS
- the panD gene encoding aspartate 1-decarboxylase, which produces MIRTIFKSKLHRATVTQACLNYVGSITIDEDLLDAADIYIGEKVQIVNNNNGARLETYVIPGERGSGVICLNGAAARLVQPGDKVIIITYAMMDNQAAKDYKPTVVFLNDDNTIAEIKSAEQHGEIR
- a CDS encoding transcriptional regulator, which codes for MLLRIGEKIINRQKIYQVVDEALELRSKGLSQQDVANKVGIDRTVISKLETLGEVRKGGRIALVGFPIKNCSELEVVASQQGIDYCLLMSERERWDYVESKSGVQLFNDIMQIIAMLRQYDVVIMLGSNMRIKLMETLLDKEVIGIEIGESPIAEDKYVDPNKLLTIISQLRF
- the coaX gene encoding type III pantothenate kinase, with the protein product MLLVFDIGNTNIVLGAYEGEKLLRHWRISTDRQKTGDEYGMLINELFNFHDLSIKDINAVIISSVVPPLVVPLVKMCQRYFNVEPLVVGPGIKTGICIKYENPREVGADRIVNAVAALARYGGPLIIVDFGTATTFCAVAENGDYLGGAIAPGIGISTEALFQRAAKLPRIELVRPKTVICRNTVASMQSGIIFGFTGQVDEIVRRMKEELGTEAKVVATGGLANLIAQQSRTIDVVEHFLTLEGLRILYERNS
- the dusB gene encoding tRNA-dihydrouridine synthase; translation: MLKIGSLELANPVILAPMAGVTDLPFRLLAKEMGCGLVYSEMVSDKGLIYQNCHTLEMLKSHEQERPVAIQIFGSDPKTMAQAAKIVEASGAADIIDINMGCPTPKIVKNGEGSALMRTPDLAFDIMAHVVKAVQLPVTVKIRKGWNDTSINAVQMAKLAEQAGVAAVAVHGRTREQFYTGEADWGIIKQVKDHVRIPVIGNGDIRTPQDAAQMLTETRCDGIMIGRGSQGNPWIFRQVAHYLRTGELLSGPSLTERMTILFRHLDMLVDCKGEYIGTREMRRHAAWYTKGLPHSAELRLKFNQAQSRQDFAEILHQLPALIGHNSFASS